TGGCGTTGGCCGCGAGCGGCACCGTGTCCGTGAAGACGACCTCTTCCAGGACGGAGTCGGTGATGCGCTGGATGGCGGGGCCGGACAGGATGGGGTGCACCGCGTACGCGAGCACCCGGCGCGCGCCCTTGTCCTTCAGCGCGAGGGCCGCCTGGGCGAGCGTGCCCGCGGTGTCCACCATGTCGTCCACCAGGATGGCGTCCTTGCCCTTCACGTCGCCAATGAGGTTCATCACCTCAGAGGCGTTGGGGCGCGGGCGGCGCTTGTCGATGATGGCCAGCCCCGTGTTCAGCCGCTTGGAGTAGGCGCGCGCGCGCTCCACGCCGCCGGCGTCCGGGCTGACGATGACCAGCTCGCTCGACTCCGGGAAGCGCTTGCGGATGTCCTCGAGGAACACCGGCGAGCCGTAGAGGTGATCCGAGGGCATGTTGAAGAAGCCCTGGATCTGCCCGGCGTGCATGTCCATGGACACCACCCGGTTGACGCCGGCGACCTCCAGCATGTCCGCCACCAGCTTGGCGGTGATGGGCGTGCGGGCCGCCACCTTCCGGTCCTGCCGCGCGTAGCCGTAGTACGGCATCACGGCGGTGATGGAGCCGGCGCTCGCCCGCTTGAGGGCGTCGCACATGATCAGCAGCTCCATCAGGTGATGGTTCGTCGGCGGGCACGTGGACTGGACGATGAACACGTCCTGTCCGCGTACGTTCTCGCCGATCTCGACGTGGATCTCCCCGTCGGAAAACGTGTCCACCGTCGCCTTGCCCAGGGGACGCTGGAGGTATTCGCAGATGCGATGCGCCAACGCCGGGTTGGAGTTCCCGGCGAACACCTTGAAGTCACGCGACGGCTGCATGGGGGCGCTGACTAACCCGTGAGCGCCCCGAATGGAAGTTCGTTAGTCGAGTTCAGCCGCCACGGGACCGAGCGTCCCGTTCTGCGCCTGGTGAAGGTGTTTCTCGTACTCGATGAGGATGACCCGCTCCATCTGGCTTCGTGTGTCCGCGTTCAACGGATGGGCAATGTCCTTGTAGGTCCCGTCCTTCCGTTTTTTCGCGGGCATCGCGATGAAGAGCCCGGTGGAGCCGTGGATCACCTTCAGGTCGCGCACGACGAAGCAGTGATCCAGGGTGATGGTGACGTACGCCTTGAGCTTGTCCTCTTCGACCGGAAACACCCGGACGTCGGTGATGTTCATGGTCCCCCCCCGAACCTGGAAGGCCGGAGCTACAGGGAAGCCTGGGACAGACTGAAGGTGAAAAGCAAGCACCCCCTACCTGTCGCGCTGGGGACCGTTCACTGCTCCCCTAGCCGTCATGCCCCGAAGGGCCAATGACTCACCAGGTGGGTGAGGAAGGCCAGGTGGTAGACCACGATGATGGCGTAGACGACGGCGCCCGCGCGGATGGCGATGCGGCTGGCCTTGAGCCGGCGGTGCAGGCACAGGAGGCACAGGCCCGCGTTCACGATGAGCAGCTTGGAGAACATGAAGAGCAGCGGTGACTGCTCGTACGCCACGCGCATCACCGGGTTGAGCTCCTCCGCCACCCCCAGCTGCAGGAAGAGCAGGGTGAACAGCCCGTCCAGCAGGTTCAGCATGAGCAGCGCCACCGAAGCCGGTGACAAGTAGAAAGAAGCCTGCTGCGCCCAACTCCCCGCCTGCACCTCATTCGCCGTCGCCGCCACGCCCCACCCCCACGGTTCCCGTCCTGCTACCTGGGGCCAGGGCTATTCAAATCCCTTGCCAGGGCTTCCAGGACTTCATGGGAAGCAGCCGGCCAGGCAGCGCAGCGGGGGGCTTACCGGGCTGGAAACGAAATTGACGGGAAGGGGTGGGTCGCGGAGATTGGCCCCGCCCAGCCACACCCCGACGAGCGTCCATTGCATCAATTCCCCAAAGATATCGGGTGGATAGAGGTCATCTGCGGATCCATGTTCTCCGGCAAGACGGAGGAGTTGATCCGCCGCGTCAAGCGCGCGCTGTACGGCCGGCAGAAGGTGCGCGTGTTCAAGCCGCGCATCGACACGCGCTACGACGACACGCAGGTGGTCAGCCACAGCCAGTTGAAATTGACGTCCCTGCCCATCGAAAGGGCTGAAGAAATTTTCCGGCACCTGTCTCCCGACACGCAGGTGGTGGGCATCGACGAGGTGCAGTTCCTGGGCGGAGAGGTGGTGCAGGTGTGCGAGGCGCTCGCCCAGCGGGGCATGCGCGTCATCTGCGCGGGCCTGGACCAGGACTACCAGGGGCGGCCCTTCGAGCCGATGCCGCAGCTGATGGCGGTGGCGGAGTACGTGACGAAGGAGCTGGCCATCTGCGCGGTGTGCGGGAACCCGGCCAACCGTTCGCAGCGCATCATTGGCAGCGAGGAGCGGGTGGTGGTGGGCGCGGCGGGTGCCTACGAGCCGCGCTGCCGCAAGTGTCACGTGGCGGAACCCGCGGAGGCGAGCCCTCCGCAGACGCTGAAGCTGTTCGACTGAAAGCCGAAAGCCGCCTCTCACCGGCGCGGGAGCCCCATCCGATGCGCGACACTCTCTACGCGAACGTGCCCTTCAAGTTGAACGAGCTGGCCCACCACTATGGGCCCAACGTCCACCTGGTGGGAAATCCGTTTCTCCTCTCCCAGCTGGCCACGCTGTGCGCCAAGGGCACGCTGCAGCCGCAGATCAACCGGCTGGTGGAGCAGCTCTACGCGGACCTGGTGAAGACGGTCATCAACGCGGAGTTCCCGCGCAAGATGGTGACCCTCCCCACCCGCATGATCGACTCCACGCCCCTGGGCATCTA
This DNA window, taken from Corallococcus coralloides DSM 2259, encodes the following:
- a CDS encoding DUF5658 family protein, which produces MAATANEVQAGSWAQQASFYLSPASVALLMLNLLDGLFTLLFLQLGVAEELNPVMRVAYEQSPLLFMFSKLLIVNAGLCLLCLHRRLKASRIAIRAGAVVYAIIVVYHLAFLTHLVSHWPFGA
- a CDS encoding thymidine kinase gives rise to the protein MHQFPKDIGWIEVICGSMFSGKTEELIRRVKRALYGRQKVRVFKPRIDTRYDDTQVVSHSQLKLTSLPIERAEEIFRHLSPDTQVVGIDEVQFLGGEVVQVCEALAQRGMRVICAGLDQDYQGRPFEPMPQLMAVAEYVTKELAICAVCGNPANRSQRIIGSEERVVVGAAGAYEPRCRKCHVAEPAEASPPQTLKLFD
- the spoVG gene encoding septation regulator SpoVG, producing the protein MNITDVRVFPVEEDKLKAYVTITLDHCFVVRDLKVIHGSTGLFIAMPAKKRKDGTYKDIAHPLNADTRSQMERVILIEYEKHLHQAQNGTLGPVAAELD
- a CDS encoding ribose-phosphate pyrophosphokinase, encoding MQPSRDFKVFAGNSNPALAHRICEYLQRPLGKATVDTFSDGEIHVEIGENVRGQDVFIVQSTCPPTNHHLMELLIMCDALKRASAGSITAVMPYYGYARQDRKVAARTPITAKLVADMLEVAGVNRVVSMDMHAGQIQGFFNMPSDHLYGSPVFLEDIRKRFPESSELVIVSPDAGGVERARAYSKRLNTGLAIIDKRRPRPNASEVMNLIGDVKGKDAILVDDMVDTAGTLAQAALALKDKGARRVLAYAVHPILSGPAIQRITDSVLEEVVFTDTVPLAANAKACPKIRALQTDALFGEAIARIHRADSLSSLFV